Proteins encoded within one genomic window of Meriones unguiculatus strain TT.TT164.6M chromosome 20, Bangor_MerUng_6.1, whole genome shotgun sequence:
- the Fam229b gene encoding protein FAM229B, translating into MPFRFGTQPRRFPVEGGDSSIGLESGLSSSAACNGKETSPNRQLRRCPGSHCLTITDVPITVYATMRKPPVQSSKEMHPK; encoded by the exons ATGCCTTTTCGGTTTGGGACCCAGCCAAGGAGGTTTCCAGTGGAAGGAGGCGATTCTTCAATTGGACTAGAATCAGGCCTGAGCTCCAGTGCTGCCTGTAATGGGAAAGAGACATCACCCAATAG GCAACTCCGAAGATGCCCTGGAAGTCATTGCCTGACAATAACTGATGTTCCCATCACTGTCTATGCAACAATGAGAAAGCCACCTGTGCAAAGCAGCAAGGAAATGCATCCCAAATAG